A stretch of the Halomonas sp. CH40 genome encodes the following:
- a CDS encoding double zinc ribbon domain-containing protein → MKRVWYAGISGLEKRLRRALPGHCAFCLGQTAADKAWCQECFDGLPWNRRCCARCAEPLASPQQSLCRHCRSEPPAFSGAYVPFLYEGPIRQLVHGFKFEASPRSGYLMVDLYLEALECDGKPDWEADVLVPVPLFAGRARERGFNQADWFARQLGHYLGLPVINATRLVDTPSQRLLGRQGRRDNLSGAFQLRLASAEKVVIVDDVVTTGATAQSLARAALAAGAQNVAVVAFARTPLSSGVIL, encoded by the coding sequence ATGAAAAGGGTTTGGTATGCAGGTATATCCGGGCTTGAGAAGCGCCTGCGTAGGGCGTTGCCAGGGCATTGTGCTTTCTGTCTAGGGCAAACTGCAGCAGATAAGGCCTGGTGTCAGGAGTGTTTTGACGGATTGCCGTGGAACAGGCGGTGTTGCGCTCGCTGTGCGGAACCACTGGCGTCACCACAGCAATCGCTTTGTCGGCATTGTCGCAGCGAACCACCAGCGTTTTCAGGCGCCTATGTGCCTTTTCTCTACGAGGGGCCTATTCGCCAGCTGGTGCATGGCTTCAAGTTTGAGGCTTCGCCTCGCTCAGGCTACTTGATGGTTGATCTGTATCTGGAGGCACTGGAGTGTGATGGAAAGCCGGATTGGGAGGCAGATGTACTGGTGCCTGTTCCACTGTTTGCAGGCCGAGCGCGGGAGCGTGGTTTCAATCAGGCCGACTGGTTTGCTCGGCAGCTAGGCCATTATCTTGGTTTGCCAGTGATAAACGCTACCCGGCTTGTGGATACGCCCAGTCAGCGCCTGTTGGGGCGTCAGGGTCGGCGGGATAACCTGAGCGGCGCTTTTCAGCTGCGCCTGGCGTCAGCTGAAAAGGTTGTTATCGTTGATGATGTGGTGACCACAGGGGCCACTGCGCAGTCTCTGGCCAGAGCAGCACTTGCGGCGGGTGCACAGAATGTTGCGGTAGTAGCATTTGCCCGCACACCCTTGAGCTCTGGAGTGATACTCTAG
- a CDS encoding serine/threonine protein kinase, with protein sequence MSHPYSALSPDVIMTAIERLGIQPDSEPFALNSYENRVLMFRDEEGRRWIVKFYRPQRWSKAAIQEEHDYLDELDAAGVPVGKAWRNADGVSLHEHAGFSFALFEYCAGQAPELDNPEHLFAMGQVIGKMHTVAKRGTFQHRPSLSVVEGMTAAQQQVLGSGHLTRHQQRAYERISTQLINSVGKALPPSMELIRCHGDCHLGNVLGRETHFSLVDFDDCMMAPAIQDIWMLLAVDEPQAQRAQLSELSEGYEESLTFPDHQLALVEPLRSYRLMRHSAWLVQRWDDPAFPLAFPWFANSGYWDQQIRQLEQQHLQVGAPKWLA encoded by the coding sequence ATGAGCCATCCCTATAGTGCTCTTTCGCCGGATGTCATCATGACGGCCATTGAGCGTCTGGGCATCCAGCCCGACAGCGAGCCCTTTGCGCTAAACAGCTATGAAAACCGTGTATTGATGTTTCGCGATGAAGAGGGGCGCCGCTGGATAGTGAAGTTCTACCGGCCTCAGCGCTGGTCGAAAGCGGCGATTCAGGAAGAGCATGATTACCTTGATGAGCTGGATGCTGCCGGTGTGCCGGTGGGTAAGGCATGGCGAAATGCCGATGGAGTATCGCTGCACGAACATGCTGGTTTCAGCTTTGCACTGTTTGAGTATTGTGCGGGCCAAGCGCCGGAGCTGGATAACCCGGAGCATCTGTTCGCCATGGGGCAAGTGATTGGCAAAATGCATACCGTCGCCAAGCGAGGAACCTTCCAGCATCGGCCAAGCTTGTCGGTGGTGGAGGGTATGACGGCGGCTCAACAGCAAGTGCTGGGTAGCGGTCATTTAACCCGGCACCAGCAGCGTGCCTATGAACGCATTAGCACACAGTTGATAAATAGTGTGGGAAAGGCATTGCCACCGTCGATGGAGCTGATTCGCTGCCATGGCGATTGTCATCTGGGCAATGTGCTGGGCCGCGAGACCCATTTCAGCCTGGTGGACTTTGATGATTGCATGATGGCGCCCGCGATTCAGGATATCTGGATGCTGCTGGCAGTGGATGAACCTCAGGCTCAGCGCGCGCAGTTAAGTGAGCTCAGTGAAGGCTATGAAGAATCGCTGACGTTTCCAGACCATCAATTGGCATTGGTAGAACCGCTGCGCAGTTATCGTCTGATGCGTCATAGCGCCTGGCTGGTGCAGCGTTGGGATGACCCAGCATTTCCGCTGGCTTTTCCATGGTTTGCCAATAGCGGCTATTGGGATCAGCAGATTCGCCAGTTGGAACAACAGCATCTACAGGTGGGAGCGCCCAAATGGCTGGCTTGA
- the folE gene encoding GTP cyclohydrolase I FolE: MTDEIAYHYRQIIQLLGEDPEREGLQDTPLRAAKAMQFLNAGYQQSLDEVVNNAVFESQTDEMVLVKDIELYSMCEHHLLPFIGKCHIAYLPNGKVLGLSKFARIVDMFARRMQIQENLTREIAEAVQDVTQARGVAVVIEARHLCMMMRGVEKQNSSMSSSVMLGDFRSNQATRQEFLMLVS; this comes from the coding sequence ATGACCGATGAGATTGCTTACCACTACCGCCAGATTATCCAGCTGTTGGGCGAAGACCCTGAGCGGGAAGGGCTTCAAGACACGCCGCTGCGAGCGGCCAAGGCCATGCAGTTTTTGAATGCTGGTTATCAGCAGTCGCTTGATGAAGTGGTCAACAATGCTGTTTTTGAGTCACAAACGGATGAAATGGTGCTGGTAAAGGATATCGAGCTATATTCGATGTGTGAACATCATCTGCTGCCCTTTATTGGCAAATGTCATATTGCGTATCTGCCCAATGGTAAGGTATTGGGCTTATCCAAATTCGCACGCATTGTTGATATGTTTGCCCGCCGCATGCAGATTCAGGAAAACCTGACGCGTGAAATCGCCGAGGCCGTTCAGGACGTTACCCAAGCGCGTGGTGTTGCGGTTGTGATTGAGGCTCGCCATCTGTGCATGATGATGCGTGGTGTTGAGAAGCAGAATTCAAGCATGAGTTCGTCAGTCATGCTGGGAGATTTCCGCAGCAATCAGGCCACCCGCCAAGAGTTTCTGATGCTGGTCAGCTAG
- a CDS encoding NAD-dependent succinate-semialdehyde dehydrogenase, with product MEALKETQLYCPFAYIDGSWVAADSGEQINVINPASQEIVGDMPRLGKEETLRAIDAADAALPAWRAMTAMERADLLLKWHDLMLEHQQDLAMLMTHEQGKPLKEAQGEIVYAASFLRWFAEEARRVYGETIPPAKANQRIVVTKHPVGVVGAITPWNFPAAMITRKAGAALAAGCTIVVKPASQTPFSATALAMLAERAGIPRGVFNVVPGSAAEIAEAMTTSPKVRKITFTGSTEVGRQLMAQAAEHIQKISLELGGNAPFIVFEDADLDAAVEGAMAAKFRNAGQTCVCTNRFLVQSSVVNAFCEKLAVAMNSELTVGDGTKSGVNIGPLIDEKAVKKVSEHVQDAIDNGAELILGGHPHPLGGNFFTPTLISAVTEDMKVAKEETFGPLAAIFPFDDEQTAIDMANDTEYGLASYFYSRDLGRVWRVSDALEYGMVGVNTGLISNAAAPFGGVKASGLGREGGHQGLEEFLETKYLCIDLG from the coding sequence ATGGAAGCGCTTAAAGAAACTCAGCTTTATTGCCCGTTTGCCTATATTGACGGCAGCTGGGTTGCTGCCGATAGCGGCGAACAGATTAACGTCATCAACCCGGCGTCTCAGGAAATTGTTGGCGATATGCCGCGTCTGGGCAAAGAAGAGACACTGCGTGCTATTGATGCTGCTGATGCCGCGTTACCTGCATGGCGAGCGATGACAGCAATGGAGCGTGCTGACTTGCTGTTGAAGTGGCACGATCTGATGCTGGAACATCAACAGGATCTGGCCATGTTGATGACCCACGAACAGGGCAAACCGCTCAAAGAAGCTCAGGGTGAAATTGTCTACGCGGCCAGTTTTCTGCGCTGGTTCGCAGAAGAGGCACGGCGGGTTTACGGGGAAACCATTCCTCCGGCCAAAGCCAATCAGCGTATTGTCGTGACCAAGCATCCTGTTGGGGTAGTGGGTGCTATCACGCCATGGAACTTCCCGGCTGCAATGATTACCCGCAAGGCGGGTGCGGCTTTGGCCGCAGGTTGTACCATCGTAGTGAAACCGGCCAGCCAGACGCCGTTTTCCGCCACGGCGCTGGCAATGCTTGCCGAGCGTGCCGGAATACCTCGCGGCGTTTTCAACGTGGTGCCGGGTAGTGCAGCAGAGATCGCTGAGGCCATGACAACGTCTCCAAAGGTACGCAAGATTACCTTTACCGGCTCTACTGAAGTCGGTCGTCAGCTGATGGCACAGGCCGCAGAGCATATCCAGAAGATCTCGCTGGAACTGGGCGGCAACGCTCCCTTTATCGTCTTCGAAGATGCCGATCTGGATGCAGCCGTGGAAGGTGCCATGGCGGCCAAGTTCCGTAACGCAGGTCAGACATGTGTATGCACCAACCGTTTTCTGGTGCAATCCAGCGTGGTCAATGCCTTCTGTGAAAAACTGGCCGTGGCGATGAACAGCGAACTGACCGTCGGCGATGGCACAAAATCAGGGGTGAATATCGGCCCACTGATTGATGAGAAGGCCGTCAAGAAAGTCAGTGAACATGTGCAGGATGCCATTGATAATGGCGCTGAACTGATCCTGGGTGGCCATCCGCATCCGTTGGGCGGTAATTTCTTTACGCCGACCCTGATCAGTGCAGTCACCGAAGATATGAAGGTAGCCAAGGAAGAGACCTTTGGCCCTCTGGCGGCCATCTTCCCGTTCGATGACGAACAGACCGCCATTGATATGGCGAATGACACTGAGTATGGACTGGCTTCCTATTTTTATAGCCGTGATCTGGGGCGTGTCTGGCGCGTGTCGGATGCGCTGGAATATGGCATGGTAGGCGTCAATACTGGCCTGATTTCCAATGCGGCTGCACCCTTTGGCGGCGTCAAGGCCTCTGGTCTGGGGCGTGAAGGCGGCCATCAGGGGTTGGAAGAGTTTCTGGAAACCAAGTACCTGTGCATTGATCTGGGTTAA
- a CDS encoding CBS domain-containing protein — protein sequence MGNKATNKVPDTVRDIMSRDCYRVSPETSITTLAQGLALHRLPGAPVVDKADRLIGFISEQDVMGKVLDSIYNDGEAPLVKELMQESVLSVTPTKSITDLAQEMLGAKPKIYPVVEQNRLVGIVTRRDILIALLQIKRH from the coding sequence ATGGGCAACAAGGCAACCAATAAGGTACCGGATACGGTCAGAGATATCATGTCACGTGACTGTTATCGCGTCTCCCCTGAGACCTCTATTACGACCCTTGCTCAAGGGCTGGCCCTGCACCGTTTACCGGGGGCGCCTGTGGTTGACAAGGCGGATCGACTGATAGGCTTTATCTCAGAGCAGGACGTTATGGGGAAAGTGCTGGACAGTATCTATAACGATGGGGAAGCCCCGCTGGTTAAAGAGTTGATGCAAGAAAGTGTACTCAGCGTGACACCAACGAAAAGCATTACAGATCTTGCCCAGGAAATGCTCGGTGCCAAGCCCAAAATCTACCCCGTCGTTGAGCAGAACCGGCTTGTTGGTATTGTCACCCGCCGCGATATCCTGATTGCCTTGCTGCAAATAAAGCGTCACTAA
- a CDS encoding YqaE/Pmp3 family membrane protein yields MDAREYLNRQGVGVDREPDKPNTLEEKAWERARGSGHQRPKSGTPFDWEEWERHHEDLAADAETLEQKIDKEAHRKALEKEKQDNALKKTQASTSEEQAGQGGQGSVGHFDPSSSASSSQATSTQPSNAGASQAQVPVQAMPGAVKTAYMALAVLMPPLAVGLSGGQAKRVGIACILTLLLWVPGVVYAARWIFSR; encoded by the coding sequence ATGGACGCACGTGAATATTTGAACCGTCAAGGGGTCGGGGTGGATAGAGAGCCAGACAAGCCCAATACCCTCGAAGAAAAGGCTTGGGAGCGCGCTAGAGGCTCAGGTCATCAGCGCCCCAAGTCTGGCACGCCGTTTGATTGGGAAGAGTGGGAGCGCCATCACGAGGATCTGGCGGCTGACGCCGAGACACTGGAACAGAAAATTGATAAGGAAGCGCATCGCAAGGCGCTGGAAAAAGAAAAGCAGGACAATGCCCTGAAGAAGACACAAGCCAGCACCTCTGAGGAACAGGCAGGGCAAGGTGGCCAAGGTAGCGTTGGCCACTTTGATCCATCCTCATCTGCGTCCTCTTCTCAGGCGACCAGTACTCAACCATCAAATGCAGGAGCTAGCCAGGCGCAAGTGCCCGTTCAGGCAATGCCAGGCGCGGTAAAAACAGCCTATATGGCCTTGGCTGTGTTGATGCCTCCACTGGCTGTTGGGCTCTCAGGAGGCCAGGCAAAACGGGTCGGGATCGCCTGTATCCTGACATTGCTACTCTGGGTTCCCGGCGTTGTGTATGCCGCTCGCTGGATTTTTTCCCGATAG
- a CDS encoding carboxylate/amino acid/amine transporter produces the protein MTYLLGVTVLWAFSFSLIGVYLAGQVDSYLAVLLRIGLAALIFLPFLRPKLLTMRQRLVLMGLGAIQLGVMYIFFYQSFLLLSVPEVLLFTIFTPLYVALLDDLFFGRFTPFYLLTALLAVLGAAVIRYDGIDAGFWLGFLVVQGANLCFALGQVGYRRLSAELPENLAWHNVFGWFFLGALAVAVPAFVLLGNPAALPSTGTQWAVLTWLGLVASGVGYFAWNRGATKVDAGTLAIMNNALVPAGLLVNLVIWNRDADISRLLLGALIMGFSLWLNHWWLERREQQAA, from the coding sequence ATGACGTATCTTCTGGGGGTTACAGTACTTTGGGCGTTTTCGTTCTCATTGATTGGCGTCTATCTGGCAGGACAGGTTGATAGCTATCTTGCGGTGTTGCTCAGGATAGGGCTGGCAGCGCTGATCTTTCTGCCTTTCCTGCGGCCGAAACTGCTGACCATGCGCCAGCGCCTGGTGCTGATGGGCTTGGGTGCCATTCAGCTAGGCGTTATGTATATCTTTTTCTATCAGTCGTTTTTGCTGCTCTCGGTACCTGAAGTGCTGCTGTTTACGATTTTTACACCTTTGTATGTTGCCCTGCTGGATGATCTTTTCTTTGGCCGTTTCACGCCTTTTTATCTGCTAACGGCGCTGCTGGCGGTGCTGGGAGCGGCGGTGATTCGTTACGATGGCATTGATGCTGGCTTCTGGTTGGGCTTTCTGGTCGTACAGGGGGCGAATCTATGTTTTGCGCTGGGTCAGGTAGGCTACCGCCGTCTATCTGCTGAACTGCCTGAGAATCTGGCCTGGCACAATGTGTTCGGGTGGTTCTTCCTCGGCGCCCTGGCCGTGGCAGTGCCTGCCTTTGTGCTGCTGGGCAATCCGGCGGCATTGCCCAGCACAGGCACTCAATGGGCGGTATTGACCTGGTTGGGGCTGGTAGCTTCAGGCGTGGGTTACTTTGCCTGGAACCGTGGCGCCACCAAGGTAGATGCGGGCACCTTGGCAATCATGAATAACGCTCTGGTGCCTGCCGGGTTATTGGTTAATCTGGTGATCTGGAACCGGGATGCCGATATCAGCCGTTTGTTGCTGGGTGCCTTGATCATGGGCTTTTCCTTGTGGCTTAACCACTGGTGGCTCGAGCGCAGGGAGCAACAAGCCGCGTAA
- a CDS encoding NAD(+) kinase translates to MTQTPLSADASRHGQESRPFSTIGLIGRLGSEKVADSLIRLVGFLVARDYQVVVEDRTATVIPHHGQPEASRRALGELCDLVIVIGGDGSLLGAARTLCKTGTLMLGVNRGRLGFLTDISPDELEQRVGEVLAGQFEVEERFLLDAELYRDGVAVGSGEALNEVVVHPGKAVRMIEFELFIDGQFVYSQRSDGLIVATPTGSTAYALSGGGPIMHPKLDVVTLVPMFPHTLSSRPIVIDAASEIRIHIGETNQTYPHISCDGQTRAVAKPDDVLVITRKPQRVQLVHPIGHNFYEVLRSKLGWSHRLGD, encoded by the coding sequence ATGACACAAACGCCTTTATCTGCTGACGCTTCCCGGCATGGCCAGGAATCACGCCCTTTCTCCACTATTGGTCTGATCGGCCGTCTGGGCAGCGAAAAAGTAGCTGACTCTTTGATTCGTCTGGTGGGCTTCCTTGTGGCCCGTGACTATCAGGTGGTGGTGGAGGATCGCACCGCCACCGTGATTCCCCACCACGGCCAGCCTGAGGCAAGCCGACGGGCGCTGGGTGAACTGTGCGATCTGGTCATCGTCATTGGTGGAGATGGTAGCCTCTTGGGGGCTGCCCGTACCTTGTGTAAAACCGGCACCTTGATGCTGGGCGTCAACCGCGGACGCCTGGGGTTTCTGACCGATATTTCCCCTGATGAGCTGGAGCAGCGCGTAGGCGAAGTGCTGGCCGGTCAATTTGAGGTTGAAGAAAGGTTTCTGTTGGACGCCGAGTTGTACCGCGACGGTGTGGCGGTAGGGAGTGGCGAGGCGCTGAATGAAGTGGTGGTGCACCCAGGCAAAGCGGTGCGCATGATTGAATTTGAACTCTTCATTGACGGCCAGTTTGTCTACAGCCAGCGCAGCGATGGCCTGATTGTGGCCACACCCACTGGCTCAACGGCGTATGCGTTATCCGGCGGCGGGCCTATCATGCACCCGAAGCTGGATGTGGTGACGTTGGTGCCGATGTTCCCGCATACCTTGTCCAGTCGCCCGATCGTTATTGATGCTGCCAGTGAAATCCGTATTCATATTGGAGAAACCAATCAAACCTATCCCCATATCAGCTGTGATGGCCAAACCCGGGCCGTTGCCAAGCCGGATGATGTACTGGTTATCACCCGTAAGCCCCAGCGTGTTCAGCTTGTTCATCCTATCGGGCATAACTTCTACGAGGTCTTGCGCAGCAAGCTCGGTTGGAGCCATCGGCTGGGGGACTAA
- a CDS encoding metallophosphoesterase, with amino-acid sequence MQGYDLIGDVHGCGATLVALLEKMGYREEQGVYRHPQRKVIFLGDLIDRGPRIRLAVQTARRMVDAGEAFIVMGNHEYNALAYCHPAPEGSGKRWLREHSPRHNRIIQDTLDQYRDHTNEWEDTLAWFKRIPLYLEFEHFRVVHACWDDALIEALDQRLPDACMDDDFLVESTNSKTQAFQIVDRLTRGTHIPLPKGVEIHSGDGFTRKSFRAHFWCGQPSVWGDVVFQPDNLPGDLEARPLAADERQRLSYYAPDQPPLFIGHYWCEGIPALPATNIACLDYSAVKYGRLVAYRWSGESCLNADHFAWIKVAKEELPQVSGWDLDQD; translated from the coding sequence ATGCAGGGATATGATCTGATTGGTGATGTACACGGCTGTGGTGCCACCCTGGTGGCATTGCTTGAAAAGATGGGTTATCGCGAAGAGCAGGGCGTCTACCGCCACCCACAGCGCAAGGTCATTTTTCTGGGCGACCTGATTGACCGTGGCCCGCGCATTCGTCTGGCCGTGCAGACAGCCCGGCGCATGGTCGATGCGGGGGAAGCGTTTATTGTCATGGGCAATCATGAATATAACGCGCTGGCCTATTGTCACCCGGCGCCCGAAGGCAGTGGCAAGCGCTGGTTAAGAGAGCATTCGCCCCGCCATAACCGGATTATTCAGGATACTCTGGATCAGTACCGCGACCACACCAATGAATGGGAAGACACCCTGGCCTGGTTCAAGCGGATTCCTCTGTATCTCGAGTTCGAGCATTTCCGGGTTGTGCACGCCTGCTGGGATGACGCCTTGATTGAGGCGTTGGATCAGCGTCTTCCCGATGCCTGCATGGATGACGATTTTCTGGTTGAATCAACAAACTCGAAAACCCAGGCCTTTCAGATTGTTGACCGCCTCACCCGAGGCACCCATATCCCTCTGCCTAAAGGTGTGGAGATTCACTCGGGCGACGGCTTTACCCGTAAAAGCTTTCGGGCACACTTTTGGTGCGGGCAGCCGTCCGTCTGGGGGGATGTGGTGTTTCAGCCTGACAACCTGCCTGGCGACCTTGAGGCCCGCCCTTTGGCGGCCGATGAACGCCAGCGGTTAAGCTATTATGCGCCTGACCAGCCGCCATTATTTATTGGCCACTATTGGTGTGAAGGCATTCCTGCGCTGCCTGCTACCAATATTGCCTGCCTTGACTACAGCGCCGTCAAGTACGGTCGCCTGGTGGCTTACCGTTGGAGTGGAGAAAGCTGTCTGAATGCCGATCATTTTGCCTGGATCAAGGTGGCTAAAGAAGAGCTTCCCCAAGTGTCTGGTTGGGATCTGGATCAGGATTAA
- a CDS encoding rhomboid family intramembrane serine protease produces MLPVMRLPREADTAALRQALWQQRIGHQISEEEGGLLLWLADPRQRHELEALVRRWEQGEPLDIAKPTARPKLSGQLSQWVPGLKRVPVTALMIGLSLLVFALLGVFGDLLIVTLTIVPIGLSGSELVYGSLMDSVTSGQVWRLLSPAFLHFGWMHLIFNLMWVWYFGKQIEMLQGSRMMLLLLVVAGIGANLAQYMTGTVLFGGMSGVVYALLGHVWLMSRRVPGSGFFVPQMLVVFMLGWMVFTMTDMAGSVGFGNVANEAHLGGLLVGLLSGWYYSSRQLRS; encoded by the coding sequence ATGCTCCCAGTGATGCGACTTCCCCGCGAAGCAGATACAGCCGCGCTTCGCCAGGCCCTCTGGCAACAGCGTATCGGGCATCAGATCAGTGAAGAAGAGGGCGGCCTGCTGCTCTGGCTGGCTGACCCGCGTCAACGTCATGAACTGGAAGCACTGGTCAGGCGCTGGGAGCAGGGTGAACCTTTGGATATTGCCAAACCCACTGCCAGGCCGAAGCTTTCAGGCCAGCTTAGCCAGTGGGTGCCAGGCCTCAAACGGGTGCCGGTCACTGCACTGATGATTGGCTTGAGCCTTTTGGTGTTTGCCCTGCTGGGTGTGTTTGGTGACCTGTTGATCGTCACCCTGACCATTGTGCCTATCGGCCTGTCTGGCAGTGAATTGGTCTATGGCAGTCTGATGGATAGCGTCACCAGTGGCCAAGTCTGGCGGCTGCTGTCTCCCGCCTTTCTGCACTTCGGCTGGATGCATTTGATCTTCAACCTCATGTGGGTGTGGTACTTCGGCAAACAGATTGAAATGCTGCAAGGTAGCCGGATGATGCTGCTGCTTCTGGTAGTGGCGGGTATCGGCGCCAACCTGGCGCAATACATGACGGGTACCGTGCTATTTGGCGGGATGTCTGGGGTCGTCTATGCCTTGCTGGGGCATGTGTGGCTAATGTCGCGGCGAGTGCCCGGCAGCGGCTTCTTTGTGCCACAGATGCTGGTAGTCTTCATGCTGGGCTGGATGGTCTTCACCATGACCGATATGGCGGGCAGCGTCGGCTTTGGCAATGTCGCCAATGAAGCCCATTTAGGCGGGCTACTCGTCGGTTTGCTATCAGGCTGGTATTATTCTTCGCGGCAGTTACGGTCCTAA
- a CDS encoding DUF1315 family protein, with protein MSDMTFEKMINQMTPAIYQSLKQAVELRKWPDGRYLTAEQTELCMEAVMRYEVENNVPEENRVGYLEQRTCGAGATGQGVSPELAGLGKDATRG; from the coding sequence ATGAGCGATATGACCTTCGAAAAAATGATCAACCAGATGACGCCAGCCATTTATCAAAGCCTCAAGCAGGCGGTTGAATTGCGTAAATGGCCAGACGGACGCTACCTGACGGCTGAACAGACAGAGCTTTGCATGGAAGCCGTGATGCGCTATGAGGTCGAGAATAACGTGCCTGAAGAGAACCGGGTTGGCTATCTTGAACAGCGCACCTGTGGTGCGGGGGCTACCGGGCAGGGCGTGTCACCTGAGCTTGCCGGGCTGGGTAAGGATGCAACGCGTGGTTGA
- a CDS encoding DUF2797 domain-containing protein, translating to MQRVVDAPLQGCLRKMAIEPGTGVQAPARYRLRLGEHYLPLNERLGQPLSLTWTGAIACTHCGRATKKSFAQGYCYPCFKRLAQCDTCIMKPETCHYYQGTCREPEWGEKHCFQPHIVYLANSSGLKVGITRKTQMPTRWLDQGAIQALPILEVDTRQQSGFVEVLFKEAVSDRTNWRAMLKGEVVEMDLRAERDRLFSELGDGLRQLADIHGDSAIRKLDATPLQFDYPVEAFPRKITSHNFDKQPQVEGVLQGIKGQYLMLDTGVINLRKFTGYEVAVN from the coding sequence ATGCAACGCGTGGTTGATGCACCTCTGCAGGGTTGCCTGCGCAAGATGGCGATTGAGCCTGGCACCGGCGTTCAGGCGCCAGCACGTTACCGCTTGCGCCTGGGCGAGCACTATCTACCCCTGAACGAACGCCTGGGCCAGCCACTTTCGCTGACGTGGACAGGGGCGATTGCCTGTACTCACTGCGGCCGGGCAACCAAGAAAAGCTTTGCCCAAGGGTATTGCTATCCCTGTTTCAAGCGTCTGGCACAATGCGATACCTGTATCATGAAGCCGGAAACCTGCCACTACTATCAGGGCACTTGCCGTGAGCCTGAGTGGGGCGAAAAGCACTGCTTTCAGCCGCATATTGTCTATCTGGCCAACTCCTCCGGGCTGAAAGTCGGCATTACCCGCAAGACCCAGATGCCGACCCGCTGGCTGGACCAGGGCGCCATCCAGGCACTACCTATTCTGGAAGTTGATACCCGCCAGCAGTCCGGTTTTGTTGAGGTACTGTTCAAGGAAGCGGTCAGCGACCGCACCAACTGGCGAGCCATGCTTAAAGGTGAAGTGGTGGAGATGGATCTGCGCGCCGAGCGGGATCGCCTGTTCAGCGAACTGGGCGACGGCCTGCGACAGCTGGCAGACATTCACGGTGACAGCGCCATTCGCAAGCTGGACGCCACACCGCTGCAGTTTGACTACCCGGTCGAGGCCTTTCCGCGCAAGATCACCTCCCACAACTTTGATAAACAGCCGCAGGTCGAAGGCGTGCTGCAAGGTATCAAGGGCCAGTACCTGATGCTGGATACCGGTGTGATTAACCTGCGCAAATTTACCGGTTATGAAGTCGCCGTTAACTGA
- a CDS encoding winged helix-turn-helix domain-containing protein encodes MSASLSKTKSSFYRRLYVAYLIDQGVTSVPAMMETTGMPRRTAQDTISSLAELDIECVFQNNAGERHNSGRYQIVSWGPIDPHWVSQQAGRLRTALGYDAD; translated from the coding sequence ATGTCTGCTAGCTTAAGCAAAACCAAATCAAGCTTTTACCGGCGCCTTTATGTGGCGTATCTGATTGATCAGGGCGTGACCAGTGTGCCGGCAATGATGGAAACCACCGGCATGCCAAGGCGAACCGCTCAGGATACGATTAGCTCACTGGCCGAGCTGGATATTGAATGCGTCTTTCAGAACAATGCCGGCGAGCGGCATAATAGCGGCCGTTATCAGATTGTCAGCTGGGGCCCAATTGACCCCCATTGGGTCAGCCAACAGGCAGGCCGTTTGCGCACAGCGCTAGGCTACGATGCTGACTGA
- a CDS encoding type II toxin-antitoxin system ChpB family toxin: MSRAKFKRGDIVRVNLNPTEGREQQGDFRPALILTPAAFNQFGTAVIAPITQVGNFARHAGFAVPLTGSGTKTEGVVLVNQLRTLDLEARGVHKVEAVPAHIIEDVLARIQTLFE, encoded by the coding sequence ATGAGTCGAGCAAAGTTTAAGCGCGGCGACATTGTACGTGTCAATCTTAATCCAACCGAAGGTCGGGAGCAGCAAGGCGATTTTCGCCCAGCTTTGATCTTGACTCCTGCTGCCTTCAACCAGTTTGGAACTGCTGTCATCGCGCCGATTACGCAGGTAGGTAACTTTGCACGTCATGCGGGCTTTGCTGTGCCGCTAACTGGATCCGGCACCAAGACAGAAGGCGTGGTTCTCGTTAATCAACTCAGAACCTTGGATTTAGAAGCCAGAGGAGTCCATAAGGTCGAGGCCGTCCCAGCACACATTATTGAAGACGTTTTAGCGCGTATTCAGACACTCTTTGAATAG